A window of Hypomesus transpacificus isolate Combined female chromosome 7, fHypTra1, whole genome shotgun sequence genomic DNA:
tctggtcctggttcaggtcctggttctggcCCTGGTCCCGGttcaggtcctggttctggtcccggttcaggtcctggttcaggtcctggttcaggtcctggttctggtccttGTTCTGGCCCTGGTCCCGGTTCAGGTCCCGGttcaggtcctggttctggttctggtcctggttcaggtcctggttctggcCCTGGTCCCGGttcaggtcctggttctggtcccggttcaggtcctggttcaggtcctggttcaggtcctggttctggtcctggttctggcccTGGTCCCGGTTCAGGTCCCGGttcaggtcctggttctggttctggtcctggttcaggtcctggttctggcCCTGGTCCCGGttcaggtcctggttctggttctggtcctggttcaggtcctggttctggcCCTGGTCCCGGttcaggtcctggttctggtcctggttcaggttctggccctggtcctggtcctggtctagtCAGCTACAGCCTGGCCATATCAAACAGTGTTCTAATCTAAAATAAACTATGCTCTGTGTCATACAGGTATATCAATATTTACCCTCAAGGATGTTCAGCTTCAGAGAGACCCAGGCTACCGGAATTCTTCATATTCAGATTCAGGTGTGTGGTACAGTAGGCACAcccatcacacaaacacacacgctctgtgACTTCTCTTAACTGAGTGTTTCTCTCCACAGGCAACAGtaagaacagaagacagagcaTGCTGTTCTAGACTCTCTGCCTGAGGAACATGATCAAGATGCCCCAGCCACCCTGGctacccctctccaccctcccacccccaccaacACCCCTGATGGAGTAGGCTGgagctgttcctctcctccaccctccgcatgagcccccctcccccctagaCGGAGCACAcatcctcacccctctcacccctctgacagacagagagacagagagacagagagacagagagacagagagacacagagacacagagacagagagacagagagagacagagagagacagagagagacagagagagagagagagagagagagagagactactggGTGggatatgtttatttatttaaagagTAGAGGGGGGTCGGGGTGGGCGGGGTTATATTTTTGCTGCTAAACTTACTACTGTTGTATTTAACACGCCGTTTGTGAAGACGATGTGAACTCCAAATGCCATGCAAAGCCGCAGTCAACCGGTTGGTGAAGTTCTTGCCGTTGTGATATTCTACATTCGGTGTCCGGTTACTATGGTTACTACGATCCCACTATCATCGGTGTCGTCATCATAGATGTTCTCTTTGCtcttgttgtggttgttgtcgTTGTGTTCAGAGACTAAATGCCtttttttatattgttgttattatcattattacatGTATTTTTTCCGGAGCTTCCCTTTGAAGGTGTGAGTGTTTTGGACTTTGGCAGTCTTTCTCTGAGGGTTGCCCAACGGATGCCTGGTCCTCTCCCTGGACGTTCTAGAACGGTCCAAGTTTCAAAAAGGTTCTCAAGAGTTCCTCCTCCCCGGAGGTTCGCGACGGGGTCAGGATGAGGtcacaggggtcagaggtcacagtaAGCACAGTCCAAGCTAGTCATCGGGAGAGAACAGTGaccctctgggtctctctcgACCAATGGGGTGCCTCGGTCTCTTCAGGTCCACCCACCAGTGGGATCGCCGTGGTTACGAGGGGTTGGTGCGTTTGGGGCGGGATTCTTCCTCCCCGGGACATTTCCGGTCGCCATGACTGCCGCAAAGCAAGGattaaggaggagaggaacacggGAGCACCCAGCAGGAAGTCATGTGATCTCCCACAGGAACACGTctgccctttctctctgtctctctctctcttttcatactccccccccactctctctctccctcttatctATTTCTCccttttttgctctctctctccccttctcccccttgtcTCCCTCAGAAGACAGTGCTCACataagcacccccccccccccctacctttttcttcttcttgcgtTTGGAGATCTACAAATGCAGTGTTTGAGCTTGTCACCAGCAGCTTTACCCAGGTTGGGTGGCTGTCCTGACCCTCCGGTGGAAACAGTCCGCTCCTGGAGTCTAACGGGAGGTAACACCGTTTCCTCTGACAGTATTAAGacgtttgtttgtctgtgtgagcTCCACCTTCGACCTCTGACCTTCTCCTTGTGAACACAGTGTCAGTGTGGCATGTTTAGGAGGGAACCCCTCCACTTCTCAATGGAGAACGacgaaaagaaagaaaaagaaatcatTGTTTCACAGCTACGGACGATTCTCTTTTTCCAGCGTTTGTACACACgatgaaaaaaaagatttcaaaTTGAAATTTTAGATTTAACAGACCGCTGTGTTGTTTTCAACCGACAGTGATGTTTATTAATATTATAATACCGTACCTTTTTCATGTTTGAGAATGAACTGATCTCACCTGAACTGTCTTGAGCTTGGGGGGAGATTTTGTCTCTGTTTGtaagacacagagacagtgtgtgcgtgtgtgtgtgtgtgtgtgtgtgtgtgtgtgtgtgtgtgtgtgtgtgtgtgtgtgtgtgtgtgtgtgtgtgtgtgtgtgtgtgtgtgtgtgtgtgtgtgtgtgtgtgtgtgtgtgtgtgtgcctgatgCATGGAAAGCCTGCTGTGTTGTAAACCCAGCCTATCTGGAACACTGACATGTGGTCAATCACAGGTGGAGCGTTGGTGACCGTGTATATCTTTTTACTGGAACTATTTATTTCTCATAACCATTAAAGTAAATTTTGTCTGTTTGGTAAAAACCTTGTGTCATTGTCTTTCATGTTGCGTTGAGGAGACAAATGTTTTTTGAGGACGAAAGCATACATACTCTAAAACAGTAACGTACTATTGAATAGCATTCAATGCTTGATTTTTATTCAAAACATAAATGTAACATATTTTCCTTGACTGCAAATCATTATGATAATACATTTGTATCAATtcctttttttgtaaaaaaaaaaaaaaaaacacaaacaaaaattaACAAACAAAAGCTGTtacaaaaaaaaggttttgttcAAATTTGAACTGGAATTTCGTCTATAAAAAGGACAAGAATAATAAATTTACGTAATTCTTACATTTGAAAAAGGCACAGCAGGTAGAAGGTAAACAAGCACAGTGCATAGAATACAGTATGATACAATCCAATACAAAACCATAACAACAAAAAGCCAAAACAATCAAACCATGTTCACAGCCTAATACACCAAAACAACAATACAAGAGTTTACAAACCTTTACTAAGAATTATAACCTTGGTCTGGCTAGCCCTGTCTGCTAGGTGTCTAGGAAAAACTGTCAAACTGCGCAAAGCAttctgggagagggggggggacgagGCACTCTGGATTTCAATAAACCTCCAAGGACATGAGAGACCAATCAGAATTACACAACTGTTTAGCTTGACGTGGTCTCCACGGAGACCAACGTTGTCTTGACTATCGTCCGTCAGTTTCCCTCTGAAAGGATCAAAACCCCCCTGGCTCAGATCCCACAGACAAGTGAcgaggatagaggagggggaggggcccaaCCTGGTCCTGATCTGGCCTGATGTAGCCTTGTTCTGGGCagtcctgatgtgtgtgtgtgagtgttctgAATCAGGACTTGTGGtgtccaggagagagcagcaaaGGGGAGGAGCCGAACAAAGGGGAGGAGCCATCCAGACCAGCTAGAGGGACTGGGATTGGTCCGTTCAGCAGAGTTGGGAACTACACATGGAGAGACGgacggagaggaagaaaagaaagagggtTTAGACGAATTCAAACCTCAAATTAAACATCAGCAAAGATGTGGAGAGGGCCGTGCCAGAGATCCTTTGTGAGGGCAGCAAAGGCCAGCCAAGGCTCCTCGGGGTATATGTAAACAGATCCTCATGCCAAACAGTCCAAGTACAACATCCCACATTCCTAAGTGTCAGCCTCGCTTGAAATGGTGACCGACACAACTGCATGCCCATCCCCTCCAGAGCCTGGTGCACCATGGGAGTTTGAGGAGAGGCCCTTCCTGTTTTGAGGACGCTGATGGAAGTGGGTGGgtttctttccccccccttcccccaagcCCCCCTTTACAGGAAGCTGCCCaataaccccccctccccaaagccCCCCTTTACAGGAAGCTGCCcaataacccccctcccccaagcccCCCTTTACAGGAAGCTGCCcaataacacccccccccctgctccatcCACACTAGAAAGGAAACATCTGCAGCTTATTTTGaaacctgtgcacacacacccacacacacacacacacattaaagcaCAGTTGCAGTCAACGTCTTAACACAGATTCAGACAGACGTAAGTGTCAGAGGGGTCATGTGATCCTGGGCTGCTTAGGAGGGAGAAATGCTCTGGGTGatgaccctctcctctccttcatatGACATTCACCAGCTCCTCTTTCTGTCAGCACAGAAGGACAACACTGAACACTAGCCTCCTTACTATCTATATCTCCTCACTGCCTATCTTCTTACCCACAATCCTCTGAtaactcctctcccctcccaggcCCCATATCCTCTCTACtcacctctcttttcccctgTCCGTGTTCCACCctatcttcctcttcctgtatgtgtgaatgtgtgtgtctctgtgtgtgtgtgagctaccTGGAAGAGGGGTCCGTGGCCGCCCAGGCGTGCAGGGCTGAGGGGGCCCACAGGGCTCAAACTGCTCCAGAAGTGGATGCTAGacagcagggggctgggggcgaggaggaggccagagggGGTCtggacacaggacacacacacacagtttcacttTGTGAAATGAGTTCATAACATTTCTTTACTAGACACCATGACAACATCAGATGTGTGTATGATCACACTCTGACACAAACAGCAGTGACGGTTCTTCCTGTGGTCTTTGAGGCcagccactgtgtgtgtatgtgttgttttAGTGAGCAAAAGagccagagggaggggagaaagataaagaaaaggagagagggaaggaggaataaAGGTCCACCATCTCTTTTGGAGTCTGTCCAGTTCACTGCTTACTTAGGTAACGTCTTGAGGTCACTGAACTCAGTTCTGGCTCAGCTACACATGacatctccctctgtttctgtctctcattctccctctctctgtctctctctattactCACTGTATCTCCTTCGCTTCCCTCTTGTTCTCTCCCTTAATCTCACTCTctggcgagagagagggagttacGAATCATTTGTAATGTAGACATATTTTGTCATCGTCTTgtagtgtgcctgtgtgtgtgtgtgttttgtacccAGCCTCGCACCGGTGATTCAAAAGCTTAAGGAACATATGGCTTCACTTACAGTCCACCCCGCCCGCctgcccgccctcccccccccccccactctcccttttccgtttacctctttctctctctcttccttccatcCCCCTCTTGCGCTCTTACtttcctacctcctcccctaaTGTCCTTCCACTACTGATCACACTTCagtttctcttctctcctctactatgtgtgtgtgtgtgtgtgtgtgtaagagagagagagtgtgagtctgtgtgtgtgtgtgtgtgagttttggTGGGGCTGACCTGTGCAGTGAAGAAGGCAGAGGTCAAAGACCCTGAGGGCAGTGCTGGGCTGTTGAGGGCGATAGAGccgatgtcacttcctgtcaggagAAGGGATGGGGCCGAGATCTCCAGCCCTTTGGGCTTCCTGGTTTTAGGCGGGAAGCTATTGGCTAAGCCCCTCTTCTCTGGCGTGGGAGTGGCCTTGGCTCTCTCCCTGTGACCTGACGATAGGTTGAGAGGTTGAGCGCTGTGCTCTAATTCGTGAGTCTCTGGGACGGGGCTCCGCCCTCTCCACAgcgtgtgggcggggctaagcggcggcgaggaggaggagcatgacgAGGAGCGGGCGGGTCTAGGGGAGAGTTTGAACGAATGGTAGCCCTCTGTTGAGGacggaggggaggctggggggagggacatCACTGGCAGAGACCCGCGGTTGGGTACGAAGCGTATAACCGTTGAGCTGTCGTCAAGATGATCGTGTCTGGGCTCCACCTTGATTGGCCGGTGCAAGTCGGGGGGGCGGGGCATGTCCTGGTGCTGGAGGGAGCTGACGGTGAATGAGGAGTACAGGCCTGAGTGGAGGTACTCGTTCCTGCCGACGGggacgcccctccccccctcatcctccccccccctccccctcggacAGGCCGCCGCCCCCCTCCTCTGAGCCCCGCCCCATCTCCACCGCAGCCGGGTCCATCTTCAGGATCTCAGGAAATGACACAAACTTGTAGACGAACTTCTGACCAATCACCTTCTTGATGATGTTCTAGGAGGGAGGACATGGTCAGAGATTAGTTGTAACTCTCTAAATGTACAACTgtcttgtacacacacagatttaggGAAAGTTGGGATCCTTGTCAgtcgtgtgtatgtctgtgtgtgtgtctcctgtgtgtgtgtgtgtctcctgtgtgtgtgtgtctcctgtgtgtgtgtgtgtgtgtgtaccttgtcgTAGTAGTAGCGCAGGGCTCGGCTCAGCTTGTCGTAGTTCATGTTGGTCTTGTTCTTGCGCAGGCCCCACAGCTTGGCCACGTCCTCAGACTTCAGCAGCTTGAACTCTCCATCGTTGGACGTCCAGCAGATCAGGTGCTTGTGGCTCTGATCCAGCAGCAGCTGTAGCAGGAACTGCCATAGGGTTATGGCACTCTCcatgactggagggagggagggagggagggagggagggagggagggagggagggagggagggagggagggagggagggagggagggagggagggagggagggagggaggggggagcgagggagcgagggaggggcaggacaggacaggacaggatggatggatgggtaggatggatgaaaggaggagaggaaggaggtggaaGGAGAATAAAAAAGGAGGTAAGGAGGTAGGTGGTAAGGTCAAGAGAGggacatgggagagagagggtaaaaaGGCCGTCAGAGCTAGGATTTGTACACGCACAatatctcactcacacacaatcagactCGTTGTAAACCTCAAGTACAAGATCTTGTCCTGGTTCCTCCCCTAACCAAGAAAGGCATTTTGTGCCAGATTACAggccataaacacaaacacacatacaaacacacaagcaaacacaccttATGCAAATGcaaacctccacacacacacacactacatacagTATTGAAATCaaatcagaaacacacacacccctccgaAAATATGAAAACAGAATAATCTTTGACCCGTAAACATAAGACTTTGGCGTGATTCGGTTCTCTGAGTAACTGTGGCATCTCCTCATACTGAAGGAAGAGGAACCTAGACTTTGTTTCTGGATAGggccaaagacacacacacccgcagacacactctcacacacctacacacacacacacactagtcgaGTGAGAACTTGGCTGCctgcctaccacacacacaacagcaataATAGTTCTCTGTGAATGAGAATTACAGTAATACTGTATTTAACACTACTTTTGATTGTTTACTCAAGAAAAATCaatggcacagagagagagacagagagagacagacagagacagagagagagagagagagagagagagagagagagagagagagagagagagagagagagagagagagagagggagagagggagaaagggagaaagcgAGAGCAAGTTAAAGGGGCCATGTCTAGGGCCAACCAGTACCAGACAGTGCAGGGTTTGGGgatgtttccatggtaaccaaAGAGGATGTGGTCAGTGACCTTATGCCAAGCAGAGCCACCGCCCAGCAAGAGTGTTTacctgggactgtgtgtgtgtcctcaggatGTCTatggcacacagagagagagagaagaagagagggagagcaagagagagagagagagagagagagagagagagagagagagagagagagagagagagagagagagagagagagaaagacagagagagagagagagagagagagagagagagaaaaagagaaaaagagaaaaagagagaatgagattaTCTTTCTGCCTACCAGCCATCCATGTGAACAGCAGCcccagagaggggaaggggaaccACATGAAGACGCCACCATCTCATCCCCTCTAagcgcaggtgtgtgtgtgtgtgagtcagatggttgagtggttagggagtcgggctactaatcagaaggttgccggttcgattcctggctgaccttgtgtcctttggcaaggcacttcaccctacttgcctcgggggaatgtccctgtacttactgtaagtcgctctggttaagagcgtcttccaaatgactaaatgtaaaatgactaaatgtgtgtgtgtgtgtctgtatatgtgtgtgcctgcatgctTGGCATgtttgtctctgtatgtgtgtggcgtgtgtgccGGGAGACTATAAAGCTGTCTAAAAGAGGACTTCCTGTCATTCTGCAGCAGGGGCGTCTTCCTGGACAAGCCGGCCTTAACTCAAAGGTAGGAATTCCTGTCACAGGGAGCCACCGGAAACACAGGGTCCTGGCGGATGGGACAAATGGAGGTTTTCCTTTTTCCGCTGGGtcgagcacacacaaacacacacacacacatactgtagacaACAACATATGGAGAAAGCATATGCAAGTTCTCCAACTGTCCCCCCGGTCTCTTATATTCTGGCATGTCTTTTGACGGATGAGCACTGCTCTCTTCATGCCCTGCAGTCGTTACCATTCTCTGTTCGGAGACAAAGCAGCAGGAACTGTTTATTTTGGGATATCCTAGACACAAGAAGCTTGGAACTATCCTGCCAGCTGAACAAGTTGCTATTTGAGGTATAAACATAGACTGGTACTGTGTGCTTAATAATTAGATTGTAACAAGGAATGTAGCCTATCTGGGCTCGAAGTTTGAGAAGAGAGTCGACTGGAATACTTTTGCCCCCTATGCGTTTgtcgtgtgtgtttggtgtgtttgtgtgatgacTAAAATGCGCACCGTCAGTGGAAAACTAAACTTGCCACTGCGGGTACCGTGCGCGATGCGCTCATCCACTTGGGCAACACTTTGATGCCAAGTTGTCTTTCCCCGCTAACTGCTACGAAACGTCGACTTGACCTTGGTAACTCACACAAAGGTTACATGGGGATTGAGTGAGCACAGAGTCATCGGCCACGGAGAGGCTGGATCGCTCAAACGATTCTTTGTTTGTACCAATGACTCATTTTCAAGATGTTGTCTGCTGCCAGTTTCAATCCGGAAGCGCATGGCAATTAGTCTGCAAAGTCCAGACAAACCAGAAAGTCTACTACAGCTTTTAAAGGGACACGAGCGCATTAACGTCAACGGTAACTTCCGTCCCAAAAACTGTACAAACAACAGAAGCAGTTCGCCGTTGACCATCGTAGCCCACCATTAATGAAACGGGCATTTATAATGACAGCGTGTGGTTATTAATAAACGGGAAAGGTGAACTCTAAGACATGGAAAATTATAATTTTCAAATTGTTTTCATGAAGACACAGAAAACAATCGCAAATCATTAATGGCAGACAAGAAGAGGCGTAAACAGTCCCTACAATTTCAAGTTCATTGTGATGATGGAAAATTATAAGCTATCATATTTCCAACCATTTTTTTTCGCAAACCTTCAGAGTTCAATTTACTCGAGTTTAAACTCGGAGTCTATTCGGTGTCAATAAAGTTATTATGAATAAGCCAATGTGTCCACATACCCTGGCGGAAGAAACGTCCGTTTCTCTTAGATGTTTTTAAAGTGAATTCCGTATAATGCGCTGGTTTTCCATGCTGATGCAGTCTGGGCTACGGGGCTCGAGACTGTAAGGGGATCCGGAGattttttctccttcttctgAGCAGGAAGTCGGAGCGCGCAGACAGAGAGCCGGCTCACTTCCTCTCGCGCATTATTCCCCAGGCGCTCGGCCGTCTGTGTAAACACGCTTTTCCTACTCTATGCGcgcgacacacacgcacacgcacacacactgcagcctctctctctcctccctccagacacacGCACTATCTATTGCTCTccttcacgcacgcacacacacacacacacacacctatacacacacacagggtaataTTGTAATTCCGACTACCTTCATGCCAACTGACGTCACCTTCCTGCAAGCAGTGGGAGGGGTTCctgttcctacacacacacacacacacacacacatacacacgcatacatacctacatatccacacacacaatttttcAGTCTCTTTTGCACTCCTGCTGACCAGTTTTCTTTATGAAGCTGTATATAAAAGTCTGATGTGGACTAATGTCTCATAAATAGTCATCGAATTCATTGTCATGTGACAATGACTTTTCAAGAATTATTGTGTAAGTCACGCATAATGCGTGATTTATGAATGTCTACTTgcatttaggtgtgtgtgtgtgtgttcaagtgcaTGCATGTGCGCCCTGGTGACCTGCCCTGGACATGACCTGGCCCTATAGGAGATtaaggagtgagtgtgtgtgtgtgtgtcccatgaACATTGTATACggttgtgtgtgtccactgATTATAAAAATGGGTTTCCTTCTGGGAAGGGAACCATAGGTTACAAAACAGCagtcatacatgcacacatgctcAAAACGCACTCTCACAATTTTACTTACGTCACATGTTGTTTTCTGAGACATGTTCAGGCATAAGGTCTAATTCAAACCAGTGGGTATAACCAAGGTTTTGATGGTGGTGAACACTtacagagtgcgaattatacaatgacaatcggggggggggggggggggggggggggggggaggtaagaacgatatataaatgtatcgacctCCCCCAACCTGTTATTTTGAACTCTTTTGAGGGGGTCCAAACCCCCGGTAATTCGAACCCTACAAACAGGACGGAAATCAGTGTGAAGCGGGATGTAAAAACGagcagtctctctttctctttcacacacacacacacacacacacacacacacacacacacacacacacacacacacaaactcccacaaTATATTAAGAAAGTATATTTACAGTTTAACATGACTAAAATGTACATGTACAAAATCGAAATGGTTCCAGCCTAATACAGAAAAAACAAAAGCATAACAAACAGAAGAAATACCGAACAAAAGCGAAACCcttctactcccctctctcttcttggaCTGGTCGGTTCAGCCAAACGTATTCGACACCTGCTGGAGTCCGGTGGCCGAATTCTCACGTGTGCACTCCATGAAAACACGCCTCAAATAGAGTGATAGACCTCAAAGGGAGAGTGATTAGTTGGGGTCCCAAAATAAaagcacaacacaacaaaaaatGAACGTAGGCCTATCTGTATTACAAATTTTACACAGTcactgtggatgtgtgtatttttttactTAAGTGGAGGGATGCTCTCCAATTTCTTCACGAACCACTTTTACAAAGTTACAAAAAATAATGTCCCATAAGATACAACAACTTTACAGGCACAAATGGAACATAACAACGCGATAGGTTGGGTCCATGTGCTCCTCCCATTTATCTCTAGTAACGACAATGAGCGCCAATCAAGTCCCGTAAATTGAGCACTGCGACCATGGATCAAATCCCGGTGGATAAAGTTCCTCACCGGACGATGGCTACAGAAGGGCCATTATGGAAAAAAGTGCAGTCATTTACGGGAAGAATTCCATGGCCGAGGCACGGGCATCGCGCTGCAGCTATCCGGGAACTCATTATCGTCTTTGGAGGTGGAAACGAGGGGATAGCGGAGGATCTCCATGTTTACAACACTGGtatgctaactagctagcactgtacagctagctagctacctaactCCCTAACTACCTAACATTACTCGCCAGCTATCAAAGCTGGCGAGCCTACAGTGCAGCCAGGCAGATGTAGTTCCTTGAATATTACATGCATTTTCATGCATCTACTAAACGGAGAACGTTATATGTTCAGCTAGAAAAAGCTGGCAAATGCAGTAAAGCATCTACCGGGTACAGTAACGCGTCAGACCACTAGCTGACTATCTACTAAGAAGACATTGAATGTTTTTCAATGTATGTATTTGACCTACAACTTAAGCATTATGGAGGGAGCTACCTTCCATCGCTAGCTTTCTTAGTTGTGAATTAACGCAACCCTGTGTTTCTCCCCAGTGTCCAAACAGTGGTTTCTGCCCGCGGTGAGAGGGGATATTCCACCCGGCTGTG
This region includes:
- the elk3 gene encoding LOW QUALITY PROTEIN: ETS domain-containing protein Elk-3 (The sequence of the model RefSeq protein was modified relative to this genomic sequence to represent the inferred CDS: inserted 2 bases in 1 codon): METSPNPALSVMESAITLWQFLLQLLLDQSHKHLICWTSNDGEFKLLKSEDVAKLWGLRKNKTNMNYDKLSRALRYYYDKNIIKKVIGQKFVYKFVSFPEILKMDPAAVEMGRGSEEGGGGLSEGEGXGEDEGGRGVPVGRNEYLHSGLYSSFTVSSLQHQDMPRPPDLHRPIKVEPRHDHLDDSSTVIRFVPNRGSLPVMSLPPASPPSSTEGYHSFKLSPRPARSSSCSSSSPPLSPAHTLWRGRSPVPETHELEHSAQPLNLSSGHRERAKATPTPEKRGLANSFPPKTRKPKGLEISAPSLLLTGSDIGSIALNSPALPSGSLTSAFFTAQTPSGLLLAPSPLLSSIHFWSSLSPVGPLSPARLGGHGPLFQFPTLLNGPIPVPLAGLDGSSPLFGSSPLLLSPGHHKS